In Allomuricauda ruestringensis DSM 13258, the following proteins share a genomic window:
- a CDS encoding PhzF family phenazine biosynthesis protein, which yields MRQKIYQIDAFSSQTFGGNPAAVCILDSWLSPELMQKIAQENNLAETAFAVKKDELYEIRWFTPEVEVDLCGHATLATAFVLFHFYELEKYTIQFYSPRSGELIVSKADNGWLTMDFPTDNLIAIQNMEALDNAIGQSPIKTLKGKTDYMMVYQSQKEIEAIEPNHHLLAQLDVRGVIVTAPGDEVDFVSRFFAPACGVPEDPVTGSAHTSLSPYWSEVLDKTKMTAKQLSKRGGDLVCEYLGERVKISGKAALYLTGEIDI from the coding sequence ATGAGACAGAAAATTTACCAAATAGATGCATTTTCTAGCCAAACTTTTGGCGGAAATCCCGCTGCGGTCTGCATTTTGGATTCGTGGTTGAGTCCAGAATTGATGCAAAAAATTGCCCAAGAGAACAATTTGGCCGAAACCGCTTTTGCTGTCAAAAAAGATGAGCTATACGAAATAAGATGGTTTACACCTGAAGTCGAGGTTGACCTATGCGGACATGCGACCTTGGCAACAGCTTTTGTGTTGTTTCACTTTTATGAGCTTGAAAAATATACCATTCAGTTTTATTCGCCCCGAAGCGGAGAACTTATTGTTAGCAAAGCAGATAACGGCTGGTTGACCATGGATTTTCCGACGGATAATCTCATCGCCATTCAAAATATGGAAGCGTTGGACAATGCCATTGGACAAAGCCCGATCAAAACCCTGAAGGGCAAAACGGATTATATGATGGTTTACCAATCCCAAAAGGAAATTGAAGCCATCGAACCCAACCACCATTTGTTGGCGCAATTGGATGTTCGGGGCGTTATTGTAACCGCGCCCGGGGACGAAGTGGATTTTGTGTCCCGTTTTTTTGCCCCTGCCTGTGGTGTTCCGGAAGACCCGGTGACCGGTTCCGCACACACATCACTTAGTCCCTATTGGTCCGAAGTACTGGATAAAACCAAAATGACCGCCAAACAGCTTTCCAAAAGAGGTGGAGATTTGGTCTGCGAATATTTGGGGGAACGAGTTAAGATTTCAGGAAAAGCAGCTCTTTATTTAACTGGCGAGATTGACATCTAA